The Solea solea chromosome 15, fSolSol10.1, whole genome shotgun sequence genome segment AAGAGAATGTGTCTTGatatgagaaaaaaagactCAGTGTTTTTTGGGAAGGGAACTGCAACACCATCATCACATGGTGACCCACAGCAAACCACCTGGAGATGTGCAGCTGAATATCCAATCTCAGCTCGCAGTTTCAATTAGCAGTGAGAATAAATGTGTTCCAGTCAGGGTGAGAGTATGTCAAATATCAAATTATGCCAGTGATGGTGGGTCACACCGCCGAGAAGGCGATAAGTACAATTTACATGTCTTTAACGAGTGGCAAGACAGACGGGCTTTCCACTGCGCCTCCTCACAAGCTATTAACTTCAGTGGAAATGATGCAAAGCAATCTTTTGcatctgagagaaaaaaaaactattaaaattCAAAGCAGGTTGAAGCAGGTGTGAGGGAAAGAGGATGTGAGGGCACAGGGGaacgcggggggggggggtaaagagGTTGCGGCTGTGGCTTCTTGTTTTAACTGTAAGGTACATACAAACACGTCGTTCCTCATTAAGTCTTACAgattacattcactttttgtctAAAAATACCGACAGTAAAGTGCAAGAGTTAGATGTCATCAAAGTTGGATGAGCACCTTCCAAAACTCTGAAAACACTACAAATCCTGTGTGTAACAGTTTGGGTCATTGACGTAACCATTTGAAATGTTCATTTGGTTGAAAATGGCTCAATTATACTGTAAAGGTGTATATTCAGAATGCCACTGTGTTAACCAGAGGATTAATAAAAGCAAGAAGTTGTGCAACAGAACTTCTGCAACGAGGCATCCTCTTCCAAATGAGCAAAGTTAATGATAAGGAAATATGTGACACGATGCTGGGGAAGAACTCCTCATCCTCCCTGCCACTCGCTCTCAGCTCTCCAGTAGCACCATGTGGTGAATAGTGGTACTGCAGGAGTCGTCACACCTGTTCACTGCAGGATacgttttagatgtttccctgctccaacacacctgattcaaataaataagtCGTTCCtcggcttctgcagagcttgatgacgagctgaccatttgactCAGGTGTGTCGGTGCAGGGAAACACCTAAAACATGAAGGGCAGTAGGACCCAGTGCCCTGTCTGTTTTAAAGGTTTCCTTCCTCGCTCCAACACACCGGATTCCAataaatggctcgttatcaggcttctgcaagGCTTGGACTGGAGttggtccccaggaccaggatcgAGAAAGCCTTGGTTatataaaagttatttttttatgatgaatAAATTGAGGAAAGCACTGAAAGTCTTAACCTTACATTAAAATTCATTCTGTTCTCTGACACTGCTGTGAATTATATATGACCGAGGAGCATCAGGGACTTTATTGTCAAAGTGTCCCTGACCTTAACCACTTCATGCAATCCATATAGAACACATAATATAAACCATAAAATGTATGATGCatgtatgtaaaaatgtttatataataTGTGTGAAGTGGAGGTTTATGTATATGACACAGTTCAACAGCGTTCAGGTTCAGCCAGTGTGCAAAATGCAAATATATTAAGTGTGAATATGTTTCTTCACAGAACACTCCAGAGTGCAGTTTGACATTTCCATTTTCCACATTCATTTGCACATTCTCTCAGCTGTGCTCAACTCTGCTGAGCACAGAGAGAAATCACAAATTTTGCCCGGAAGCTTCAATAAATGCTTTAGTTTGGTCTGTGGGAGTTCGTCTCTCTTCACAGTTATgagtatttgttttgtattcacTTATTCTGTTCATAAGTAAAGGCTAACCTGAGCATGGAAGgtggaagagagacagaaatctgCATGCGGTTTTCAGAGGTGATGAGGTCCTGCAGGGTCCGGCCCATGTCACGGAGCTGAGCCGTGGTGCAGCTCCTCAGCACTGAGCCCTCCAGCTCTTCAACCAccacctgctgctcctcctgatGGATCTGCTGCTCCAGACATCGGCTGCGGTCCTTCAGCTCTGCCAGCCTCTGCTGCAGCCTGGCTATCTCCTCCTGCAACGTTATGATCCTGGGGTTCATTTTCAAGTTTTACTCACAATCTAATTGGAATATCAGTACACAGTGGGCACCACTAAACTGCATTTATCAGAATATTCAATATTCATAACTTGTTGCAGTGCCAAACTTTACAAAAAGAGATCTGCACATAGCAAAAAAACCAAGTCTTTCTATAAATTAAAAGcaatatgttttataatattattaattgaCACTTCTCTGTGTAATCCTCTCATAACACTCTTATGACATGACACAACACCATCTGAATTTACCTCCACCATCCGTTTCTCTTGCATCAGGCGATCTCTTTGACGTGGACCCTGTGAAGACTCAGACCTCTCCCCCACATCAGGCTCTGCACCCTCTCTGCAATCCAACAACAATACctcaacatttcaacattttcctaCCCTTTTAGTTAACATATATAGTGTATAtccttttaaataacatgcataaaatgaagtgtAAATTCATTTCCCAAACATATCTTGGAAATAATTCCTACAGATGATGCCGTAAATGAGGGAAATGCAGCGACACGGGTGTGCAGCGAGTAAAAACAGCTTTGCTGTGTGAGCTTTAGGTTAGACTTGTTCAGGATGCTCTCTGATCAGACCACACCTGATTCCCTTCCTGTTTCAAGAGCTATTTTAAACATCCCTCCCTCACTGTTCCGCTGAACAACATTACAATGGAGGGAAGAGAAAGAATGTTTGGCatccatgttttttgttttgctgtgcaatgagttattttttacatttttgtttatagtttgtttttctttgtgatatCTGAGAATATAGGTTAGGGCTTCAATCTAATTAGTCTATGTACTAATGGGTATCTGGTGAATTTCTCCCAATGTATGATTACTTTATTGACTGTTTATTAATTAGAAGAATCCCATGCATTTAAATACAGTTATCAGATCACTTTAGGGGAGTAAAAAGAATACTTTGAAGCAGCCACAGTCACTCAAATTGTACTTGAACAGAAtttgatgatgttttgtttctgaGATCAGTGTAAGTTGTGACATCACTGTTGACAAAGCACTACTCTATGTATGGATTCATCATTGCTGTCATTGTGCTGCAACTGACCTGCGATGGCCGCGATCTGCCCTCTGGAGGGCGCTGTGCACCACCTGTCTGAGTCGATCAAGGAAGAGCGCCACGCTGGGCTGTAGGGAGGGTAAACCCAGCTGCAGATCTCCTCGCTCCCTGCACAACTCCTCCAGCTTTTTACCAAAACGCTCGGCTGAAGACAAACACGTACACAAGCTGTTTAGTACGCGGCAACACAGgatcaaaaaacaaaatactgtgtCGATCACAACATCCATGTAACCTACATTCAAATAACATGATGACATAGATTATTCCTTATTGAATAATTAAATCACTCCTAACTAGACACAAAGAGGGCAAACTGACAAGACAAGAGTCTCCACGGTTCAAGCTAAAAATAATAGAAATCTGAGCATGGAAAAAAATCGAATTAACTGTCTTGACTGAGAACAGCCTTCCACGAAATACTGTAAACAAGAAATGTGCTGTCAGGTTTTCTGTTTGACTTCTGATAATATGCATCACAGGAtcaaaagacaaacagagaagTTGACAAATCACTCTGACCCCGATAATCATTGGGCAGAAATAGCTCAAGGTCTTCAGGAACTCCGCCGCAGATGTTGGTGTTTATTTCTGAAATGGGTCAGAATatattctgttttaaaaataaactttccTGAGGCCAACGGGGGAAGAAATATCTGGGTCAAATGGgatttgaaatacattttcctgGACATAATTAGCATAGCATTTGGTAAATGCTAAGGGTAAATGATGAATCTGTGCTCTTAAAGCCCAAGACAGTTTCTCTAATAACATAAAGTGAAATCTTATTTGTTTTTGGATAATTAAGCTGAGTTTTGCACTTTAAAGTAAAGACAGAAGATCAGAGCCCATTCAAAACTCCAAGCTTATTACAGACTACAAAACTAAGAGTCAAATGTCAAACGTATTGTCAAAGAAGAGAAATTAATCATATTACTTGTATAATATTCTCGATACTACACACACCTAAACCACAATGAATGATTCAAAGATTTAGGGCATTTTTTTCCCATGAGCAGTTGCATTATGTGTCACAGAAGTAAATATGTGGTCGGTAAACAACAAACCATTTCTTCTGTGCTAATGAATGTGCAGCCTTTTGCCCTCACACGCTTTATCACACATTTCAGTATGAACCAGAACTAACAGCTAATCTAGTTAGCAAGAAATCTAATAACAGCAAAGGGCTGAATTCCCATAATTCCAACATCAAAACAAAGATTTAATCATGACTGACCCAAATTCTGTGAGAGAGCTAGGATGTCCTACTAAGTTGCCATATGTTAATCTGCTACAGGTTTTAGTCTGGTACAAAACGCATTCTCACATTATCCAAACAAATaactatataataataatataaatgctCTTGATAATGAGTGAAAGAATTCCAAAGATTTAGCGCGTAATACCAAAGGAGacatttgagttactgttgttCATGTGCCACTCCGCTTCATTTTCACATCATCTGAAAAATCGGAAATGACCTACTTATTGAACCAAAAGCTCAGCTGAAAGTCTTAGTTCACCTGCGTCATAGTCATCATCCAAAATGGCCTTCTGCTGAAGTCTCTGCAGCTTCAACATCATGGACTCAATCTGAGCGGGAGACACAAtgaacagaacacagaacagatTACCCAACAGTCCAAAGAGCAATGCTCTCTATACAAAAAGAAACGTGTGGGTGCAACGACCGTCATTTCAAAGTGACAGCGAGGTCTGCAGTTTAAAACCTCATCATAACCATAACtatatggggttttttttacctttaacatTTGTCTGCCACGGATCATTTTAAAGACTTAACCGGTTTTAGTATGTTAAGCTCTttcaaattcaatttatttatagATCATTCGTAAAAATTACCTGTCATCAGAGATAACCGTGTTATATTGAAATAGCTTCAATGCCAACAATGCTGCAGCCagtattaaaaatgtcatttaaagccTGCACTCTGTTGATGTTTTGAGTTTACATTTGGCCTGTTTTGCACCCACTGCCAATTTCCCCATCATACGGGGCTCATAGTACCTTCCACATCCTAGTTTCCAGCTTAGTAATGCAAACACAGCGAGCTGGTCCTTGACTGAGGGATTTACACCCACCTTGATGTGAGAACGGCTGTTTTGGAGGCAGTCCTGCAGCACAACCTCGTACTTCTTCACCAGGTTCTCCCAGCCTTGGTCGGACGCAGGTGTGGCGCTCTCATAGCCTGAGGtgacagaggaggcagaggccGTATCTGAGTCCAGAGATCGGGAGTCACAGTCAGGCAGGTCGGACATAACCTCCGTGCCGCGCCACGGACATTCGCGCCAAAACCTCCCACCTAACagcagctcctctctctctgcatgacTAGCTGGAGCAGAGGAGAACGGCGACGGGACAGGAGAGGCATCACGTGAGAAGACAGTTTGTGGTTTTGTGAGAGATAAACCAAGATCTTTCACTGGCTGATGAGTTAGTTGTGTTTCCTGAGCTGGTGGAGCAgtggttgtgtttgttctcAGGCCGGAGTTGAGCGACTGCTGGATGAAACTGAAGCTGGAGTTAAACGAGTCCTGTGGTGAGGACCGTAGTGCTGGACTTGGGCTTGACCTGAGTTTACTCtgtgacagtgaggacagtCCATGATGGCTGGATGTGCCATTGACAGCACTGCACTCCATATTAAGAAAGGGATGGGTAAGGGAGAGGATACTCTTTCTGGAGCTACATGTGAGTTTATCAGGCTGTTGCTGGTTTATTAAGGACACTTTGACAGCAGGTGTTAGACTCATCCTTTGAGTGCTGGTGGCTTCAGTGAGGTCAGTGTGACGTTCAGACTTTGTcctgccttcctcctcctcctcctcctcctcctgctcctcttcctcttcctgcccATGAGTAGAGCTCTGTAGTCTGGACTGCTCTCCTCTCATGTACCCGGGTCTTCGGTGGAGCCTCTTACGGCCAGAGCTGCCAGCTGCCCCTGATGCTCTGCCACCTGTCAATGCAGAGATTAACCATTAATCTGGACAACACAGTCATGAGGAAGGTAAACAGTGAGCTCATAGAAGTGCACATGATTATCTGTGTAATCATGAATGCTGTACACGGGAACATGCCCTGCTAAATGAGCTAATTACACAAGAATGTAATATTCACTCTCGCCCAGTTTCACCCAGTCCAACCACTGCTGTTAAGACGAGCAGCCTAATGctgactgaataaaaaaagaaaaactcaggCAGCTGTGTGACATTTCCCAGGGTTTTGCTCCAGCTGTTGGGAAATACCAAAGCCACACAGTCACAGCTCTcgatggaggaggagacaggattTTAACTTCCGCTTGTCTCATCTGAATGCATATTAAAAACAGCCATATGACTGTAAACTCCTACAGTAATCTGCAATAGTGAAATTAAAGTCGGAGTACATGTTTAAagcttagcttttttttttgttccaaaatatatttaaatgtgcagCAGGTCACAGAACCATCAACAGAGAGCTGAAAGAAGAAAGACTGTTTGATGGTCGGTCACTGCAGGGTCACGTGAAGAGGTGTCATCGACCATTATCACTGGTCGATGATACCAATAAtgtcacgatacaacgattctgtgatcatCAGTCTATTGCAAGACAATCCTATAGCAATACATCACCATATCTGTCAAAAGTGAAAAGTTAAACGTGGTAAggttttctctgtttattcacaaacaAGGGGACAATgcgcataaagtctatgtattgaacgagAATAGGGCATCTCtgaacgtagctttctccaccattaccCCGCTGTAAactttttaacccttttttcGTCCAGAtgacttccacccaagtttccctcatttgtttgccttcatttattaattaaaatattaatatttgccctggcgtactgcacgaggaaggacgctgatatatcaccaaatggatattttgacccacccctagtcATGGGATACCTCTCTTTATGTCAGTAAGTGACTCCCTTCACATCAATACATGTTGTCATGTCATTAAATCTTAACACTAGGGTTGAAAAACGCTGCTTTTTGGTCTAGAATTGGGGGAAAATATTCAAGTTGGTcaagtaaacacatttttagtcCATCTTTCTACAAGATTCAGTGTCAAAATAGCCTCATTTTATTGTCAGCTTTGAAAATGACTTGCTTCTACTTACTCGGCTGAAACTCACTTTTGATATTGCTAATGGAATAATACACTTAACCGTACAGAGGCATGGCCAACCCAAGCAATCAGAAGTGCTGAGTGTAAACAGTGTTTGGGTCTGAAGCAGAATGATAAGGACCTGTTTGTGCTCAGAGCTGGACAcctgctgcagctccacatGATTAATACATATGTGTAGGATTCAGAAAAAAGGAGACAGGCTGCAATGTGGGTGATCAACAGTCTCTTTGTGTACAGCTGAGCAGCTCCCTTTTTCACTGGCTCTCAGTTTTCTCTTCCCACTCTCTCGCGCTCTTgctcacatacaaacacacgcatACATTTGTGAGGACGCTCACAGACATGATGCATTCAAGAGCTCCGGAAcactaaaaccaagtcttaaccctcaaaactAGGGAGAGCTAAataccattttttttgtgtctgatccCAAAACTGACATCACAGTCTATATTTCAGTATCTACAGATACTGACATCAGTACAATACTCTCCTTTTACAAAACTGCACGCGCCTACTCAACATTCTGATCACGTGACATCAGTGGTGCGTGTGTCTTTGCAGCCTGTGAAATGTGATAGTGATAGAATTTaagtttttccttttccatgaCCAGATCCATTGATTTTGACTGTTACCAATGCTGAATATCAGTGCATCCATACTCAAACTGCCCTTTGAAATTGTGAGGACctgctaaaatgtcctcacaacaacAGTTTTGAGCCAAAATTCATCCTCACAACTCAATAaagacacatatacacacacacatttgtttctctACAGTTCACCTTAACCATTTTAACTAAATGACTTCACCTTCTAACCCTAAATGCAAATCTTACCCCATTGTATTTGTAAGGATTTGTTTAAATATCTTCACAATGATGGTTTTGAATCAAAATTGAGTTATTTACACAGAAACTAAGGACAGGAAAACACTGGCAATGAAAACAGTGGAAGCAGTTTTACTGTCACTGAAAAGCCTTGTTagatattattagatatttcAAAATGTAGCAACACAACCAATCATTCACAGAAATCtatacataaaaacaagatATTATACTGCTATGATATTCATAGTCATCCTTTACAAATATGTCCAAATCAAGACCGGGACATGGGGCACCATACAAACAATGACCACTACAAAGCCACTACAGCTCAACACCCCCATGACCCCCCCTAATGATGTCATGCCTAGAGCATTCCATGTGAACGGAAAGGAAGACGCATTAAAAACAGCACTTAAGGGAGAGTGGGGATGTTCGGATGATGGGAAAGAGGGATTGTGAGAGTAACATTGGGGGTGTTGCTCTGCAAAAAAGGGGCAACAGTCTTTGTGTGCTGAGCAGAGGACAGTCTCCAGTGAAAGTCCTCGCTCTGTCTCCACTGAGACCACCACACTTAAGATCAGGTTACAGCTCCATTAGTGTTTGTCTGCAGACGTGGTCACTGTTCCATAACCAGTTTTAAGAAACCCAACACTCTCGGTGGGTACAAGTGCACACCGTCCACCACCTGGTGTCGTCAAGATGATACAGTCCGTTCTACAGTAACTGAGAGACCAGTCCAGAAGAGTCAAGAGTCCAGCAGCTGTAAAGAGAAGGGACTCCATGGTAGAAAATGCCACTGTGTCCTCACCATGCTTCAAATGCACACAGACAGATCCTCTCAGTTTAGGGGGAAAGGAAATTCCTCAGTTccattgaatgtgtgtgtgtgtgtgtgtgtgtgtgtcatgaatcATGAGGTATGTCACTTAGCACTTCCTGTCAGGCTTTGTGCTGCAAAAAATGAACAGGCCAGAAACCAGTGGTTTAACACCGAGGACCTCATGATCCCACTCGAAACATCAAAACTTTTCACAGTGTAACTCATTGCCAGTGTGATAGAAAGAAGGCTGAGAGAATCtcagccagagagagagggcaagATTATTTACTTTGCCAGATTAAAGAGACGCCCGCTTTAGGTTCAACACTGCAGCCCATTGGTTGCTTTAAGTGCTACAGTGGAATGCAGAGGG includes the following:
- the disc1 gene encoding disrupted in schizophrenia 1 protein; translation: MFAGLMGLECHNNPLRHVTEGGRASGAAGSSGRKRLHRRPGYMRGEQSRLQSSTHGQEEEEEQEEEEEEEEGRTKSERHTDLTEATSTQRMSLTPAVKVSLINQQQPDKLTCSSRKSILSLTHPFLNMECSAVNGTSSHHGLSSLSQSKLRSSPSPALRSSPQDSFNSSFSFIQQSLNSGLRTNTTTAPPAQETQLTHQPVKDLGLSLTKPQTVFSRDASPVPSPFSSAPASHAEREELLLGGRFWRECPWRGTEVMSDLPDCDSRSLDSDTASASSVTSGYESATPASDQGWENLVKKYEVVLQDCLQNSRSHIKIESMMLKLQRLQQKAILDDDYDAAERFGKKLEELCRERGDLQLGLPSLQPSVALFLDRLRQVVHSALQRADRGHRREGAEPDVGERSESSQGPRQRDRLMQEKRMVEEEIARLQQRLAELKDRSRCLEQQIHQEEQQVVVEELEGSVLRSCTTAQLRDMGRTLQDLITSENRMQISVSLPPSMLRLQEQEQALNMSIKEATAKVVMSQRLGSSLRRKVSETETQLLALHEAKLAAISGNDFSSAKELKAEMKAVYQERDRLEALAKRLHSLSSGSSQELAGMKEQRQQLGQELEQREAVHESRLKENTSKYIELLEDRLHSCSCSGLERIWEADLEACHLFLRGLQLRTPSCGGADVEDLPPPPVDPPAQPCTKEEEDCAMLTALGGRWCPEANLQNSEFTKKLEEFLFCMEDSHPEVGCGEADAADLTERCELISDRLMTLEDELQMAILNQDRALTQSLEKEVQEVKSTLQTMLAQLNEEEEEANDLIEDDDLMKNGTDEEEEEDEDDEEEEEEEDEDQYFSDSWDI